One window from the genome of Leptospira ryugenii encodes:
- a CDS encoding sensor domain-containing diguanylate cyclase, translating to MSFKDNTDIVFEHYEKKIYDQKQLLEISRALNSTLDYKYLIDAILNICLAQLQTLHAAMYLEPEIDLGIFKLEPQSTKGFELSFEEQNYEIKMDTSLIHFFEEKTKAITMEQISKVESLQDSADLQFLKRLGAEIIVPLNAKGKVNGLLVLGEKMTSEEFLEDEKEFMTTLANLAGIAVENARLYELATVDMMTGLKIHHYFQTKLKEEMERCRKKGTKLSLLFTDVDKFKVFNDTYGHQAGDVVLIEVARQLINAAQRHHIPARYGGEEFCLVMPGASEEEAFAKGEEIRKAVEAMVVKNPNDGSDLKVTLSVGISSFRLSDRNNKDLIERADKALYQAKHSGRNRTICYKE from the coding sequence TTACGAAAAGAAAATCTATGACCAAAAGCAGCTTCTAGAGATCTCGCGGGCCCTCAACTCGACGCTCGACTACAAATACCTAATTGATGCGATCTTAAATATATGCCTAGCGCAATTGCAGACCTTGCATGCTGCTATGTATCTAGAGCCAGAAATTGACCTTGGCATTTTCAAACTAGAGCCACAGTCGACAAAAGGTTTTGAGCTTTCTTTTGAAGAACAGAATTATGAAATCAAAATGGACACTTCCCTCATCCATTTTTTTGAAGAGAAGACAAAAGCCATTACGATGGAGCAAATCTCAAAAGTAGAGTCTCTCCAAGATTCTGCGGATTTGCAATTCCTCAAACGCCTTGGTGCTGAAATCATCGTCCCCCTCAATGCAAAAGGAAAGGTAAATGGCCTCCTTGTTTTGGGAGAAAAGATGACTTCGGAAGAGTTTCTCGAAGATGAAAAAGAATTTATGACTACTTTGGCCAATCTAGCGGGGATTGCTGTTGAAAACGCAAGGCTCTACGAATTGGCAACGGTGGATATGATGACTGGCCTGAAGATCCACCACTACTTCCAAACCAAGCTAAAGGAAGAGATGGAACGCTGTCGCAAAAAAGGGACCAAACTTTCCCTACTATTTACAGACGTGGATAAGTTTAAGGTCTTCAACGATACCTATGGCCACCAAGCAGGCGATGTCGTCTTGATTGAAGTGGCAAGACAACTCATCAATGCTGCCCAACGCCACCACATCCCAGCAAGGTATGGTGGAGAAGAGTTCTGCTTAGTGATGCCAGGAGCCTCGGAAGAAGAAGCCTTTGCAAAAGGCGAAGAGATCCGCAAAGCAGTAGAAGCAATGGTTGTCAAAAACCCAAATGATGGCTCTGACCTTAAGGTGACACTTTCTGTTGGCATTTCTTCCTTTCGTTTGAGTGACCGAAACAACAAAGACCTGATTGAGAGGGCAGACAAAGCTCTCTACCAGGCAAAACATTCTGGTAGGAACCGGACAATTTGTTATAAGGAATAG